The following are encoded in a window of Sphingobium sp. AP49 genomic DNA:
- the zwf gene encoding glucose-6-phosphate dehydrogenase — translation MTEPSATFLLFGATGDLARRMIFPSLYNLLSDSLLPDDFLIIASGRTEMEDEAFRDEVCAALRQFLPADRYDADIAARFRAMIIYQPVDSSNGAHFAELAERVDGRLERGISVYLSTPPSLFGPTAQGLADAGLLTPKTRIAMEKPIGKDLASSKVVNDSIGHLFAEEQIFRVDHYLGKETVQNLLALRFGNVMFEPLWNATAIDHVQITVAETVGLEGRVSYYDGVGALRDMVQNHILQILSILTMEPPARMDPTAVRDEKVKALRSLRPMTAETVKTHSVRGQYTPGAVGGQIVTGYADELGQPSDTETFVALKAHIDNWRWQGVPFYLRTGKRLPARQSEIMIQFKPVRHSIFGRDGQHSGGGSGLEPNTLVIRLQPEEYIRLTIMSKRPGLERQVHLEEVTLDVSLTAAFAGQRRRIAYERLILDLLAGDQTLFVRRDEVEAQWTWIDSIIEGWKEAHMKVSPYSSGNWGPSSAIALIERDGASWHD, via the coding sequence TTGACCGAACCGTCTGCCACGTTCCTGTTGTTCGGTGCCACCGGCGACCTCGCCCGGCGCATGATTTTCCCATCGCTTTACAATCTTTTGTCGGATAGCCTGCTGCCTGACGACTTCCTCATCATCGCGTCCGGCCGGACCGAGATGGAAGATGAGGCCTTTCGCGATGAAGTGTGCGCGGCGCTGCGGCAGTTCCTGCCCGCCGACCGCTATGATGCCGATATCGCCGCCCGTTTCCGCGCGATGATCATCTACCAGCCGGTGGATTCGAGCAACGGCGCCCATTTCGCCGAACTGGCCGAGCGCGTCGACGGGCGCCTGGAACGCGGCATTTCCGTCTATCTCTCGACCCCGCCCTCGCTGTTCGGCCCGACCGCACAGGGGCTGGCCGATGCCGGCCTGCTGACGCCCAAGACGCGGATCGCGATGGAAAAGCCGATCGGCAAGGATCTCGCCTCGTCCAAGGTCGTCAACGACAGCATCGGCCATCTCTTCGCCGAGGAACAGATTTTCCGCGTCGACCATTATCTGGGCAAGGAAACCGTCCAGAATCTGCTCGCCCTGCGTTTCGGCAATGTCATGTTCGAGCCGCTGTGGAATGCGACCGCGATCGACCATGTCCAGATCACCGTCGCCGAGACGGTGGGGCTGGAAGGCCGCGTCTCCTATTATGATGGCGTCGGCGCGCTGCGCGACATGGTCCAGAACCACATCCTCCAGATCCTCTCGATCCTGACGATGGAGCCGCCCGCGCGGATGGACCCCACCGCCGTCCGCGACGAGAAGGTGAAGGCGCTGCGTTCGCTGCGTCCGATGACCGCGGAAACGGTCAAGACCCACAGCGTGCGCGGCCAATATACGCCCGGCGCCGTCGGCGGCCAGATCGTCACCGGCTATGCCGATGAACTCGGCCAGCCGTCCGACACCGAAACCTTTGTCGCGCTGAAGGCCCATATCGACAATTGGCGCTGGCAGGGCGTGCCCTTCTACCTGCGCACCGGCAAGCGGTTGCCCGCGCGCCAGTCGGAAATCATGATCCAGTTCAAGCCGGTGCGCCATTCGATCTTCGGCCGCGACGGCCAGCATTCGGGTGGCGGATCGGGTTTGGAGCCCAACACCCTGGTCATCCGCCTGCAGCCGGAGGAATATATCCGGCTGACCATCATGTCGAAGCGGCCCGGCCTGGAACGGCAGGTCCATCTGGAGGAAGTGACGCTCGACGTGTCCCTGACCGCCGCCTTCGCCGGCCAGCGCCGCCGTATCGCCTATGAACGGCTGATCCTCGACCTGCTCGCCGGCGACCAGACCCTGTTCGTCCGCCGCGACGAAGTGGAAGCCCAATGGACCTGGATCGATTCGATCATCGAGGGATGGAAGGAGGCGCATATGAAGGTGTCGCCCTATTCATCCGGGAACTGGGGGCCGTCCTCGGCCATTGCCCTTATCGAACGCGACGGAGCCAGCTGGCATGACTGA
- a CDS encoding DUF1592 domain-containing protein translates to MSGPFRRRARGALLAGLLLSACTVEKAPQTAATPEASFAPMKAPLGQVAGMRRLTEAQYRNSIADIFGPDIKVAGRFEPIVRPVHELIATGASASTISPAGLEQFDAMARNIAAQVFAEDRRSQFMPCTPRDAAAPDADCAARTLMPIGRYLFRRPMTQEEIGAFVMMAGKGAGDGQGFYDGMQLALAAMLVSPQFLYIIESAEPDPEAAGSLRLDNYARAARLSYLLWNTTPNEALLRAADEGRLTDPAQLAAIAQKMVRSPRLEDGVRAFFADMLLFEKFDEMAKDQIVYPRFNPDVASALSEQMLRMIVDQLVTRQGDYRELFTTRRTFINRALGPLYQAKVSSMQGWVPYEFGDGDDRAGLLGQAGFLALYSHSGRSSPTLRGRAIRELLLCQPVPNPPGNVNFTAVQDVGNKAMPTARIRLNAHNSDPVCAACHKITDPLGLPLERFDGIGAFRRTENDAPIDTAGVFEGTAFQGNVGLGQALAASKSTTECVAGRAFQYATGRMPEDEEATAMALEQGFAADGYRIQALFLRVATMADAYRVSTPPLPKPQVAMMTSPHIREGDRP, encoded by the coding sequence ATGAGCGGGCCGTTTCGCCGCAGGGCGCGCGGGGCGCTGCTCGCCGGGTTGCTGCTGAGCGCCTGCACGGTCGAGAAGGCGCCGCAAACCGCCGCCACGCCCGAAGCCAGTTTCGCGCCGATGAAGGCGCCGCTCGGTCAGGTGGCGGGGATGCGCCGCCTGACCGAGGCGCAATATCGCAACAGCATCGCCGATATCTTCGGTCCCGACATCAAGGTCGCGGGCCGGTTCGAGCCGATCGTGCGGCCGGTGCATGAGCTGATCGCGACCGGCGCCAGCGCATCGACCATCTCGCCCGCCGGGCTGGAGCAGTTCGACGCGATGGCGCGGAACATCGCCGCGCAGGTCTTCGCCGAAGATCGACGAAGCCAGTTCATGCCCTGCACCCCGCGCGATGCGGCCGCCCCCGATGCCGATTGCGCGGCCCGGACGCTGATGCCGATCGGCCGCTACCTGTTCCGCCGACCGATGACGCAGGAAGAGATCGGCGCCTTCGTGATGATGGCCGGCAAGGGCGCTGGCGATGGCCAGGGTTTCTATGACGGGATGCAGCTGGCGCTCGCCGCCATGCTGGTGTCGCCGCAGTTCCTCTACATCATCGAAAGCGCGGAGCCCGACCCGGAAGCGGCCGGCAGTTTGCGGCTCGACAATTATGCCCGTGCCGCGCGGCTGAGCTATCTGTTGTGGAACACGACGCCCAATGAGGCGCTGCTGCGCGCGGCCGACGAGGGCAGGCTCACCGATCCGGCCCAGCTCGCGGCGATCGCGCAGAAGATGGTGCGCTCGCCCCGGCTGGAGGATGGCGTGCGCGCCTTCTTCGCCGACATGCTGTTGTTCGAGAAGTTCGACGAAATGGCCAAGGACCAGATCGTCTATCCCCGCTTCAATCCCGATGTCGCGTCGGCCCTGTCCGAACAGATGCTGCGCATGATCGTCGACCAGTTGGTGACGCGGCAGGGCGATTATCGCGAGCTGTTCACCACCCGGCGCACCTTCATCAACCGGGCGCTGGGGCCGCTCTATCAGGCCAAGGTGTCCAGCATGCAGGGCTGGGTGCCCTATGAGTTTGGCGATGGCGACGATCGCGCCGGGCTGCTGGGCCAGGCCGGCTTCCTGGCGCTCTATTCCCATTCGGGCCGCAGCTCGCCGACCCTGCGCGGCCGGGCGATCCGCGAGCTGCTGCTGTGCCAGCCGGTGCCCAACCCGCCGGGCAACGTCAATTTCACCGCCGTCCAGGATGTCGGCAACAAGGCGATGCCGACCGCGCGCATTCGCCTGAACGCCCATAATAGCGATCCGGTCTGTGCCGCCTGCCACAAGATCACCGACCCGCTGGGCCTGCCGCTGGAGCGGTTTGACGGCATCGGCGCCTTCCGCCGAACCGAAAATGACGCGCCGATCGACACGGCCGGCGTGTTCGAGGGTACCGCCTTCCAGGGCAATGTCGGCCTGGGTCAGGCGCTGGCGGCAAGCAAGTCGACCACCGAATGCGTTGCCGGCCGCGCCTTCCAATATGCGACCGGGCGCATGCCCGAAGATGAGGAAGCGACCGCGATGGCGCTGGAACAGGGCTTTGCCGCCGACGGCTATCGCATCCAGGCGCTGTTCCTGCGCGTCGCGACCATGGCCGATGCCTATCGCGTCAGCACGCCGCCACTGCCCAAACCGCAGGTCGCGATGATGACCAGCCCGCATATCCGTGAAGGAGACCGCCCATGA
- the eda gene encoding bifunctional 4-hydroxy-2-oxoglutarate aldolase/2-dehydro-3-deoxy-phosphogluconate aldolase, translated as MSLTVEQVMELAPVIPVLVVDRVEDALPIAQALVKGGLPALEVTLRTPAALDVIREMAKVEGAVVGAGTVLNPAQLDAAMEAGARFIVSPGLTEPLGKAAIAANIPFLPGTATAGDIMRGMDMGLTHFKFFPAETSGGLPALNALAAPLHTARFCPTGGITAQSAPEWLAQPFIKCVGGSWVVPKGPIDPAVIEALAREAAALPR; from the coding sequence ATGAGCTTGACCGTCGAACAGGTGATGGAACTGGCCCCGGTGATCCCGGTGCTGGTGGTCGATCGGGTCGAGGATGCGCTTCCCATTGCCCAGGCGCTGGTGAAGGGCGGCCTGCCCGCGCTCGAAGTCACGCTGCGCACCCCCGCCGCGCTCGACGTCATCCGCGAGATGGCCAAGGTCGAGGGCGCGGTCGTCGGCGCGGGCACCGTGCTGAACCCGGCCCAGCTCGACGCCGCGATGGAGGCGGGCGCCCGCTTCATCGTCAGCCCGGGCCTCACCGAACCGCTGGGCAAGGCCGCGATCGCCGCCAACATCCCCTTCCTGCCGGGCACCGCCACGGCGGGTGACATCATGCGCGGCATGGACATGGGCCTCACCCACTTCAAATTCTTCCCGGCCGAAACGTCCGGAGGTCTTCCCGCACTCAACGCGCTGGCCGCGCCGCTCCACACCGCCCGCTTCTGCCCGACCGGCGGCATCACCGCCCAGAGCGCACCCGAATGGCTGGCCCAGCCCTTCATCAAATGCGTCGGTGGCAGCTGGGTCGTGCCCAAGGGGCCGATCGACCCTGCGGTGATCGAGGCACTGGCGCGCGAAGCCGCCGCCCTGCCACGTTGA
- a CDS encoding high-potential iron-sulfur protein codes for MAASDHHVRHWSRRSALGLIACVPLGLASMANAAECVDPASLSAAQKSMRKSLGFRTSTDATKRCGLCAFFTAAQPGCGKCALLSGGIVPAEGVCDSWAKKS; via the coding sequence ATGGCGGCAAGCGATCATCATGTCCGTCACTGGAGCCGCCGATCGGCATTGGGCCTGATCGCCTGCGTGCCGCTGGGGCTGGCGAGCATGGCCAATGCGGCCGAATGCGTCGATCCGGCCAGCCTGTCCGCCGCGCAGAAAAGCATGCGCAAGTCGCTGGGTTTCCGCACCTCCACCGATGCGACCAAGCGCTGCGGCCTGTGCGCCTTCTTCACCGCCGCCCAGCCGGGTTGCGGCAAATGCGCGCTGCTGAGCGGCGGCATCGTGCCGGCCGAGGGCGTGTGCGACAGTTGGGCGAAGAAGAGCTGA
- a CDS encoding ATP-binding protein, translating to MKAGFLRWANSIHAHLLALALVVILTLTAFSLTLLLYFIPPERVPLSVYEIARIVHGQPLLRDAPVVHEARQAAAPPASSDPAERLIAALLARRLALPAADVRIRLDPGDRERIGQFVQEMQLYGPDGVADPFIMGTFTAAIRQPDGQWRMIMREARGARSLWRLLGQYAFLVGIVLVIPLSLWFSARLTRPIRAFAAAAERMGAGREEQPIPLDGPSEIRLAAQSINEMQLRIAGYVRERTSVVGAIAHDLRTPLSRLHFHLAAAPAPVRTAAEEEIRQMEALIGTTLDFVDNESRPRLLEPLDLGMLVEGLADDFADIGHDVSIEAMESITIAGDMILLKRLFTNLIDNAIKYGARARIAVRREDDMALVEIADDGPGMTPQDMARAFEPFYRGEPSRNRSTGGVGLGLSIVQSAAGAHGGHVRLISRPAGGLLAQVALPMTRSA from the coding sequence ATGAAGGCGGGCTTCCTGCGCTGGGCCAATTCGATCCACGCCCATCTGCTGGCGCTGGCCCTGGTCGTGATCCTGACGCTGACCGCCTTCAGCCTGACCCTGCTGCTCTATTTCATCCCGCCCGAACGGGTGCCGCTGTCGGTCTATGAGATTGCCCGCATCGTCCATGGCCAGCCCCTGCTGCGCGACGCGCCGGTGGTGCATGAGGCGCGGCAGGCCGCCGCGCCGCCGGCGTCGAGCGACCCGGCCGAACGGCTGATCGCCGCGCTGCTGGCCCGGCGCCTTGCCCTGCCGGCGGCCGATGTGCGCATCCGCCTCGACCCCGGCGATCGCGAGCGGATCGGGCAGTTCGTGCAGGAAATGCAGCTCTATGGCCCCGATGGCGTCGCCGACCCCTTCATCATGGGCACTTTCACCGCCGCGATCCGCCAGCCAGACGGGCAATGGCGGATGATCATGCGCGAAGCGCGCGGCGCTCGTTCGCTCTGGCGGCTGCTCGGCCAATATGCCTTTCTGGTCGGCATTGTGCTGGTGATCCCGCTCAGCCTCTGGTTCAGTGCGCGGCTCACGCGCCCGATCCGCGCGTTCGCCGCAGCGGCCGAACGGATGGGGGCGGGGCGCGAGGAACAGCCGATCCCGCTCGACGGGCCAAGCGAAATTCGGCTGGCCGCCCAGTCTATCAACGAGATGCAGTTGCGCATCGCCGGCTATGTCCGCGAACGCACTTCGGTCGTCGGCGCGATCGCGCATGACCTGCGCACGCCCCTGTCCCGCCTCCACTTCCACCTCGCCGCCGCGCCGGCACCGGTCCGCACCGCGGCCGAGGAAGAGATTCGCCAGATGGAAGCGCTGATCGGCACCACCCTCGATTTCGTCGACAATGAAAGCCGCCCCCGGCTGCTGGAACCGCTCGATCTTGGCATGCTGGTCGAGGGGCTGGCCGATGATTTTGCGGACATTGGCCACGATGTTTCGATCGAGGCGATGGAATCGATCACGATCGCGGGCGACATGATCCTGCTCAAACGGCTGTTCACCAACCTCATCGACAATGCGATCAAATATGGCGCGCGCGCGCGCATAGCCGTACGGCGCGAGGACGACATGGCGCTGGTCGAGATTGCCGATGACGGCCCCGGCATGACGCCGCAGGACATGGCCCGCGCCTTTGAACCCTTCTATCGCGGCGAACCCTCGCGCAACCGCAGCACCGGCGGGGTCGGGCTCGGCCTCTCGATCGTCCAGTCCGCCGCTGGCGCGCATGGCGGCCATGTGCGGCTCATATCCCGGCCGGCCGGCGGCCTGCTCGCGCAGGTCGCATTGCCCATGACCAGGTCAGCCTGA
- the glk gene encoding glucokinase, giving the protein MTDIIAADIGGTNARFARASLDDKGVPTLGTVRKYKVADYPSLQACWEAFAGDEAKAGAGPLPDAASIAFATAIGREVIKLTNSNWVIRADTLAEDLGLRTVRLVNDFEAVAHAVSRLPDENLPLLFGEDRPFPRDGGVTVVGPGTGLGVAMIAYDDGVPHVIATEGGHLDFAPLDQIEVKILDYLRDKFLRVSTERIVSGPGLNYIYKALATIGHDRVVLMEDPELWQAALDDSDEFARRALDRFCLCYGSVAGDLALAHGPHAVVLAGGLTQRMRDFLEQSGFHTRFKAKGRFESLMASVPIRCAIHEEIGLFGAAAAFREKNA; this is encoded by the coding sequence ATGACCGACATCATCGCCGCCGACATTGGCGGCACCAATGCGCGCTTCGCCCGCGCCTCGCTGGACGACAAGGGCGTGCCAACGCTCGGCACCGTCCGCAAGTACAAGGTCGCCGACTATCCCAGCCTCCAGGCCTGCTGGGAGGCCTTCGCCGGAGACGAGGCGAAGGCTGGCGCCGGCCCGCTGCCCGACGCCGCCTCGATCGCCTTCGCCACCGCCATCGGCCGCGAGGTCATCAAGCTCACCAACAGCAACTGGGTGATCCGGGCCGATACGCTGGCGGAGGATCTGGGCCTGCGCACCGTGCGCCTGGTCAATGATTTCGAGGCGGTCGCCCATGCCGTCTCGCGCCTGCCGGACGAAAATCTGCCTTTGCTGTTCGGCGAGGACCGCCCCTTCCCGCGCGACGGCGGCGTCACCGTGGTCGGTCCCGGCACCGGCCTGGGCGTCGCGATGATCGCCTATGACGATGGCGTCCCCCATGTGATCGCGACCGAGGGCGGCCATCTCGATTTCGCCCCGCTCGACCAGATCGAGGTCAAGATCCTCGACTATCTGCGCGACAAGTTCCTGCGCGTCTCGACCGAGCGGATCGTGTCGGGACCGGGCCTCAACTATATCTACAAGGCGCTCGCCACCATCGGCCACGACCGGGTCGTGCTGATGGAAGACCCCGAATTGTGGCAGGCCGCGCTCGACGACAGCGACGAATTTGCCCGCCGCGCGCTCGACCGCTTCTGCCTCTGCTATGGCTCGGTCGCGGGCGATCTGGCACTGGCGCATGGCCCCCATGCGGTGGTACTGGCCGGCGGCCTCACCCAGCGGATGAGGGATTTTCTCGAACAGAGCGGGTTCCACACCCGCTTCAAGGCCAAGGGCCGGTTCGAGAGCCTGATGGCAAGCGTGCCGATCCGCTGCGCGATCCATGAAGAAATCGGCCTGTTCGGCGCTGCCGCGGCCTTTAGGGAGAAGAATGCATGA
- a CDS encoding cytochrome c, with amino-acid sequence MKRMKRPVAMLALLCAAPLAAAPGDIVATRVAGFREVGAAFKNINDELKSGTPQTYVIQISARQIRDYARQQQGWFPAGSGPKPGVKTAAKPEIWSQPAAFKAAQDGFTGQANSFATVAASGDVAKMRVAAKTLGQSCGTCHRSFRVEEKR; translated from the coding sequence ATGAAGCGGATGAAGCGACCGGTCGCGATGCTGGCGCTGCTCTGTGCCGCCCCGCTGGCGGCGGCGCCCGGCGATATCGTCGCCACCCGGGTCGCGGGCTTCCGCGAGGTCGGCGCGGCGTTCAAGAATATCAATGACGAGCTGAAATCGGGCACGCCGCAAACCTATGTGATCCAGATTTCGGCGCGACAGATCCGCGACTATGCGCGCCAGCAACAGGGCTGGTTCCCGGCCGGCAGCGGCCCGAAACCGGGGGTCAAGACGGCGGCTAAGCCCGAAATCTGGAGCCAGCCGGCCGCGTTCAAGGCGGCGCAGGACGGCTTCACCGGGCAGGCCAACAGCTTCGCTACCGTGGCGGCGAGCGGCGACGTGGCGAAGATGCGGGTAGCGGCCAAGACGCTGGGTCAGAGCTGTGGCACCTGCCACCGCAGCTTCCGCGTCGAGGAGAAGCGCTGA
- a CDS encoding response regulator, with protein MTTDGAPGDTHILIVDDDPSLRALVRAFLAQEGYVVSEAADGPAMRAILARQQVDIIVLDVMMPGEDGLSIARSLAGQQDAGIIMVSALGTEGDRITGLEMGADDYLPKPLSPRELLARIRALQRRRRPVADMRQPVLAHYHFEGWQLDPVRRVLRDPAGIIISLSEGEFALLLAFIEHPQQILNRDALVELARGEDADVFDRAIDTQVSRLRRKLGTRARGELIHTVRSEGYIFQAPVQRG; from the coding sequence GTGACAACCGACGGGGCGCCGGGCGACACGCATATCCTGATCGTCGATGACGATCCGTCGCTGCGCGCGCTGGTCCGCGCCTTTCTGGCGCAGGAAGGCTATGTCGTCAGCGAAGCGGCCGACGGCCCGGCGATGCGTGCCATCCTCGCGCGGCAACAGGTCGACATCATCGTGCTCGACGTGATGATGCCGGGCGAGGACGGGCTGTCGATCGCCCGCTCGCTAGCGGGGCAGCAGGATGCCGGCATCATCATGGTATCGGCGCTGGGGACGGAGGGCGATCGGATCACCGGGCTGGAAATGGGCGCCGACGATTATCTGCCAAAGCCGCTGTCGCCCCGCGAACTGCTCGCCCGCATCCGCGCGCTGCAACGCCGCCGCCGCCCGGTCGCCGACATGCGCCAGCCGGTGCTGGCCCATTATCATTTCGAAGGCTGGCAACTCGATCCGGTGCGCCGGGTGCTGCGCGATCCCGCCGGCATCATCATCAGCCTGTCGGAGGGGGAGTTCGCCCTGCTGCTCGCCTTCATCGAACATCCCCAGCAGATATTGAACCGCGACGCGCTGGTCGAACTGGCGCGGGGCGAGGATGCCGATGTGTTCGACCGGGCGATCGACACCCAGGTCAGTCGGTTGCGCCGCAAGCTCGGCACCCGCGCGCGTGGCGAGCTGATCCACACCGTCCGGTCGGAAGGCTATATCTTCCAGGCACCGGTGCAGCGCGGATGA
- a CDS encoding cytochrome b/b6 domain-containing protein — protein MASVARQYVWDLPIRLFHWSLVGLIGFSWWSAETYHMDWHRLSGQAVLFLIAFRLIWGLIGSGPARFAQFVRGPRAILAYLSGRAPAAPGHNPLGGWSVVAMLLALSVQVGTGLFAVDIDGIESGPLSHLVDFDQGRLAADIHGISFTILQMLIGLHVLAVLFYLLVRRRNLVGPMVSGRAKVTGDPVAVRRASPVAFVVALLLAGGFAWWVFADPML, from the coding sequence ATGGCGAGCGTAGCGCGCCAATATGTCTGGGATCTGCCCATCCGTCTGTTCCACTGGTCGCTGGTCGGCCTGATCGGCTTTTCCTGGTGGAGCGCGGAAACCTATCACATGGACTGGCATCGGCTGTCAGGCCAGGCGGTGCTGTTCCTGATCGCTTTTCGCCTGATCTGGGGCCTGATCGGGTCGGGGCCGGCGCGCTTCGCGCAATTTGTGCGCGGGCCGCGCGCGATCCTCGCTTACCTCAGCGGCCGGGCGCCCGCCGCGCCGGGCCATAATCCGTTGGGTGGCTGGAGCGTGGTGGCGATGCTGCTGGCGCTGTCGGTGCAGGTCGGCACCGGCCTGTTCGCGGTCGATATCGACGGCATCGAATCCGGGCCGCTGTCGCATCTGGTCGATTTCGATCAGGGTCGGCTCGCCGCCGACATCCATGGCATCAGCTTCACCATCCTGCAGATGCTGATCGGCCTGCATGTTCTGGCGGTGCTGTTCTACCTGCTGGTGCGGCGCCGCAACCTGGTCGGGCCGATGGTCAGCGGCCGGGCGAAGGTGACCGGCGACCCGGTAGCCGTGCGGCGCGCTTCGCCCGTCGCTTTCGTGGTCGCACTGCTGTTGGCGGGCGGCTTCGCCTGGTGGGTCTTTGCCGATCCGATGCTGTGA
- a CDS encoding MerC domain-containing protein yields the protein MPPCEATGCDPARPRSWLDGFAICASALCTIHCLGLPLLFALLPAIAARIDPGESFHLLMLAIAVPTSLFALLQGWRRHRGALPVIAGLAGLSLMTVGALVARTPLAETLWTVGGSALLAGAHMRNWCRGLRAAC from the coding sequence ATGCCCCCATGCGAAGCGACCGGTTGCGATCCGGCCCGGCCCCGCTCCTGGCTCGACGGCTTCGCCATCTGCGCCTCCGCACTCTGCACGATCCACTGCCTCGGCCTGCCGCTGCTGTTTGCCCTGTTGCCAGCCATCGCCGCGCGGATCGATCCGGGCGAATCCTTCCATCTGCTGATGCTCGCCATCGCCGTGCCGACCAGCCTGTTTGCGTTGCTTCAGGGCTGGCGGCGCCATCGCGGCGCCTTGCCCGTCATCGCCGGCCTGGCCGGCCTTTCGCTGATGACGGTCGGCGCCTTGGTCGCCCGCACGCCGCTGGCCGAAACGCTCTGGACCGTCGGCGGCAGCGCCTTGCTGGCGGGCGCCCATATGCGCAACTGGTGCCGGGGCCTGCGCGCCGCCTGCTGA
- the edd gene encoding phosphogluconate dehydratase, which yields MTDLHPVIAKVTDRITERSAATRLKYLDLIERGRDAGTNRAQLSCGNLAHGFAASGEDKAVIRTGSAMNIGIITAYNDMLSAHQPYGRYPEQIKIAAREIGATAQVAGGVPAMCDGVTQGQAGMDLSLFSRDTIALSTAVSLSHAMFEGNLMLGICDKIVPGLLIGALRFGHLPTILIPAGPMPSGLANKEKVRIRQLYAEGKVGRDELLESESASYHGAGTCTFYGTANSNQMMMEVMGLHMPGAAFVNPGTKLRSELTRAATHRIADIGWDGDDYRPLGHCIDEKAIVNAIIGLMATGGSTNHAIHLPAIARAAGIHIDWTDFAELSDVVPLLARVYPNGSGDVNHFHAAGGMAVIIRELLDAGLLHRDIMTVARRDLTDYGKEPVLQDEALIWQDVPASRDEAMLRPASNPFQADGGMKLLEGNLGRCVMKVSAVDKERWTIEAPAAIFHDQDDVLRAFKAGELERDVIVVVRFQGPRANGMPELHKLTPALGVLQDRGFKVALLTDGRMSGASGKVPAAIHLSPEALGGGPIGKLRDGDLVRVCAESGQVEALVDAATWDARDIPAAPPPPYDTGRELFALFRHNSDLAEQGASPILAAMDAELAI from the coding sequence ATGACTGATCTTCACCCCGTGATCGCCAAGGTCACAGACCGCATCACCGAACGCAGCGCGGCGACGCGCCTCAAATATCTCGACCTGATCGAGCGGGGCCGCGACGCCGGCACCAACCGTGCCCAGTTGTCCTGCGGCAACCTGGCCCATGGCTTTGCCGCCAGCGGCGAGGACAAGGCTGTCATCCGCACCGGCAGTGCGATGAACATCGGCATCATCACCGCCTATAACGACATGCTCTCGGCGCATCAGCCCTATGGCCGCTATCCCGAGCAGATCAAGATCGCCGCACGCGAGATCGGCGCCACGGCGCAGGTCGCGGGTGGCGTGCCCGCCATGTGCGACGGCGTGACCCAGGGGCAGGCCGGCATGGACCTGTCCCTCTTCAGCCGCGACACCATCGCCCTGTCGACCGCCGTGTCGCTCAGCCATGCGATGTTCGAGGGCAATCTGATGCTCGGCATCTGCGACAAGATCGTGCCGGGCCTGTTGATCGGCGCGCTGCGCTTTGGCCATCTGCCGACCATCCTGATCCCGGCCGGGCCGATGCCATCGGGCCTTGCCAACAAGGAAAAGGTCCGCATCCGCCAGCTCTATGCCGAGGGCAAGGTCGGTCGCGACGAACTGCTGGAAAGCGAAAGCGCCTCTTATCATGGCGCGGGCACCTGCACCTTCTACGGCACCGCCAATAGCAACCAGATGATGATGGAGGTCATGGGCCTGCACATGCCCGGCGCCGCCTTCGTCAATCCGGGCACGAAGCTGCGCAGCGAACTGACCCGCGCCGCCACCCATCGCATCGCCGACATCGGCTGGGACGGCGACGACTATCGTCCGCTCGGCCACTGCATCGATGAAAAGGCGATCGTCAACGCGATCATCGGCCTGATGGCCACCGGCGGTTCGACCAACCATGCGATCCACCTGCCCGCGATCGCGCGCGCGGCCGGCATCCATATCGACTGGACCGACTTTGCCGAACTGTCGGACGTGGTGCCGCTGCTGGCGCGCGTCTATCCCAACGGCTCGGGCGACGTGAACCATTTCCATGCGGCCGGCGGCATGGCCGTCATCATCCGCGAACTGCTCGACGCAGGCCTGCTCCACCGCGACATCATGACCGTCGCGCGCCGGGACCTCACCGATTATGGCAAGGAACCGGTGCTGCAGGATGAAGCGCTGATATGGCAGGACGTCCCTGCCAGCCGCGACGAGGCGATGCTGCGCCCGGCGTCCAACCCGTTCCAGGCCGATGGCGGCATGAAGCTGCTTGAGGGCAATCTTGGCCGCTGCGTGATGAAGGTCAGCGCGGTCGACAAGGAACGCTGGACGATCGAGGCACCGGCCGCGATCTTCCACGATCAGGACGATGTGCTGCGCGCCTTCAAGGCGGGCGAACTGGAACGCGATGTCATCGTCGTCGTCCGCTTCCAGGGGCCACGCGCCAACGGCATGCCCGAACTGCACAAGCTGACCCCGGCGCTGGGCGTGCTGCAGGATCGCGGCTTCAAGGTCGCGCTGCTGACCGACGGCCGCATGTCGGGCGCATCGGGCAAGGTACCCGCCGCCATCCATCTGTCGCCCGAGGCGCTGGGCGGCGGCCCGATCGGCAAGCTGCGCGATGGCGATCTCGTCCGCGTCTGTGCCGAAAGCGGCCAGGTCGAGGCGCTGGTCGATGCCGCCACCTGGGACGCGCGCGACATTCCCGCCGCCCCGCCCCCGCCCTATGACACCGGCCGTGAACTGTTCGCGCTGTTCCGCCACAATAGCGACCTCGCCGAACAGGGCGCTTCCCCGATCCTCGCCGCGATGGACGCCGAACTCGCGATATAA